A genomic segment from Idiomarina piscisalsi encodes:
- the efp gene encoding elongation factor P, with amino-acid sequence MANYSTSEFKGGLKIMQDGEPCSIVENEMVKPGKGQAFNRVKIRKLISGKVVEKTFKSGESVEGADVIELELSYLYNDGEFWHFMNNETFEQVPADAKAVGDAEKWLVEQDVCTLILWEGKPISVQPPNFVELEITETDPGLKGDTAGTGGKPATLSTGAVVRVPLFVQIGEVIKVDTRSGEYVSRVQK; translated from the coding sequence ATGGCAAATTACAGCACAAGTGAATTCAAAGGCGGTTTAAAAATCATGCAAGACGGCGAGCCGTGCTCGATCGTCGAAAATGAAATGGTTAAGCCTGGTAAAGGCCAAGCGTTTAACCGTGTAAAAATCCGTAAGTTAATTAGCGGAAAAGTGGTCGAGAAAACTTTTAAATCGGGCGAGTCGGTTGAAGGTGCTGATGTTATCGAACTTGAATTGTCTTATTTATACAATGATGGCGAGTTCTGGCATTTCATGAACAATGAAACGTTTGAACAGGTGCCTGCTGACGCTAAGGCTGTTGGCGATGCGGAAAAGTGGTTGGTTGAACAGGATGTTTGTACATTGATTTTGTGGGAAGGTAAACCAATTAGTGTGCAGCCGCCGAACTTTGTTGAACTGGAAATTACCGAAACAGACCCGGGCTTAAAAGGTGATACCGCAGGAACCGGTGGTAAGCCAGCAACGTTGAGTACAGGTGCGGTTGTTCGAGTACCGTTGTTCGTGCAAATTGGTGAAGTGATAAAAGTGGATACGCGCTCTGGCGAATACGTTTCACGCGTTCAGAAGTAA
- the epmA gene encoding EF-P lysine aminoacylase EpmA, with protein sequence MSWRPDASWSMLQQRADLLKSVRQFFEKRGVTEVDTHLLSQYGVTDVHLKNLSTEFSQSLPSGSPTLHLQTSPEFAMKRIIAAYQQDIYQLSHVVRDDEVGRFHNPEFTLLEWYRVGYDDTALIDEVSELLSETCGALPLVKRTYQQCFLDVLKLDPLTQEGVESIRQHLVSLPALADWMKRETDASTILQVAFSECIEPTFSENTPQCVTHFPVEQAALARIDESDPRVAKRFEIYYQGVELANGYHELTDAAEQKRRFQRDNQQRALKSQLQMPADERLIDALKFGLPDCAGVALGFDRLLMIKSGAKHISEVLPFTTNNA encoded by the coding sequence ATGAGCTGGCGCCCTGACGCAAGTTGGAGCATGCTGCAACAGCGGGCTGACCTGTTGAAGTCGGTGCGCCAGTTTTTCGAAAAGCGGGGTGTCACTGAAGTCGATACTCATTTGCTCTCCCAGTATGGTGTTACCGACGTTCATCTAAAAAATCTGTCTACCGAGTTTAGCCAGTCTCTTCCATCCGGTTCACCAACACTGCATTTGCAAACTTCCCCTGAGTTTGCAATGAAACGAATTATTGCCGCTTACCAACAAGATATTTATCAGCTCAGCCATGTTGTTCGTGATGACGAAGTTGGGCGCTTCCACAATCCTGAATTTACGTTGCTTGAGTGGTATCGAGTGGGTTATGACGACACGGCGCTTATTGACGAAGTATCTGAACTGCTATCAGAAACCTGTGGTGCTCTCCCCTTAGTTAAACGAACATATCAGCAGTGTTTTTTAGATGTTCTGAAGTTGGATCCATTGACTCAGGAAGGTGTCGAAAGCATAAGACAACATCTTGTGAGTTTACCTGCCTTAGCTGACTGGATGAAACGCGAAACGGATGCGTCCACGATACTTCAAGTGGCTTTTTCTGAGTGTATTGAACCGACTTTCTCTGAGAACACACCACAATGTGTTACCCACTTTCCCGTCGAGCAAGCTGCGCTGGCGCGAATCGATGAATCGGACCCAAGAGTGGCAAAGCGATTTGAGATTTACTATCAAGGTGTCGAGCTGGCGAATGGTTATCACGAATTGACCGATGCAGCCGAACAGAAGCGGCGCTTTCAGAGGGATAACCAGCAGCGCGCTTTGAAATCTCAATTGCAAATGCCGGCTGATGAACGACTTATTGACGCTCTAAAATTCGGACTACCCGACTGTGCCGGTGTCGCGCTGGGTTTTGATAGGCTACTGATGATAAAATCCGGTGCCAAGCACATTAGTGAAGTCCTTCCTTTTACAACGAATAACGCTTAA
- a CDS encoding MerC domain-containing protein, protein MQANTPENLDKAGIWITTLCAIHCLLLPLILPLLAMAGLAFIGEDALENSILGLSVFIGLWSLVSGARKHGNWNLLPLLLLGAAIYSQRDVLGHWGEPVIILFGAGLIIYAHVSNLRLIKKLAFASSQQPL, encoded by the coding sequence ATGCAGGCCAACACGCCCGAAAACTTGGACAAAGCAGGAATTTGGATCACCACATTATGTGCTATCCATTGTTTACTGCTGCCTCTTATTCTGCCATTACTCGCAATGGCGGGCTTAGCCTTTATCGGTGAGGATGCCTTAGAAAATTCAATCCTTGGACTGAGCGTCTTTATCGGACTTTGGTCATTGGTGAGTGGAGCACGCAAGCACGGTAACTGGAATTTATTGCCGCTGTTACTCCTGGGGGCTGCTATTTACTCACAGCGAGACGTGCTTGGACACTGGGGTGAACCGGTTATTATTCTATTTGGCGCAGGTTTGATCATATACGCTCATGTTTCAAACTTACGCCTTATCAAAAAGTTGGCCTTTGCGTCTTCTCAGCAACCGCTGTAG
- a CDS encoding co-chaperone GroES, whose amino-acid sequence MKLRPLHDRVIIKRIEVEAKSAGGIVLTGSAAEKSTRGEVVAVGNGRILDNGEVRALDVKAGDKVLFSEGYGVKTEKIDGEEYLIMSESDILAIEE is encoded by the coding sequence ATGAAACTTCGTCCTTTACACGATCGAGTCATTATTAAACGCATCGAAGTCGAAGCAAAATCGGCAGGCGGCATTGTTCTGACTGGTTCTGCGGCAGAAAAATCTACACGCGGTGAAGTCGTCGCTGTAGGTAATGGCCGTATTTTGGATAACGGTGAAGTGCGTGCGCTGGACGTAAAAGCCGGCGACAAGGTTCTGTTCAGCGAAGGTTACGGTGTCAAAACCGAGAAAATCGACGGTGAAGAGTACCTGATCATGAGCGAAAGCGACATTTTGGCTATCGAAGAATAA
- a CDS encoding DUF3016 domain-containing protein: MRIRSLVVLMALSFSALSFAGEAEVKWEGVDKYTDFEPANGHEERYQEKVKGQLAEHIQTLAKELPEGQKLTLTVTDVDLTGRLEPTFGRSTSNYVRIVREIDFPRIHFNYQLTDSSGQVIKEGQEKLKNMGFNYDSLASVKRRNDLYFEEEMLTRWFNETLREKS, encoded by the coding sequence ATGCGTATCCGTAGTTTGGTCGTTTTAATGGCACTTTCATTCAGTGCTCTTTCCTTTGCGGGAGAGGCTGAAGTTAAATGGGAAGGTGTTGATAAATACACCGATTTTGAGCCGGCTAATGGTCATGAAGAGCGTTATCAGGAAAAAGTGAAAGGGCAGCTCGCTGAGCATATTCAGACTCTTGCAAAAGAGTTACCAGAGGGACAAAAGCTCACTTTAACGGTAACCGATGTCGACTTAACGGGCCGTTTAGAGCCAACGTTTGGACGTTCAACCTCGAACTATGTGCGGATTGTTCGTGAAATAGACTTTCCGCGTATTCACTTTAATTATCAGCTAACTGACAGCAGCGGGCAGGTGATAAAGGAAGGCCAGGAGAAGTTAAAGAACATGGGCTTTAACTATGACAGCCTGGCTTCAGTAAAACGTCGCAACGATTTGTATTTTGAAGAAGAAATGCTGACTCGATGGTTTAATGAAACCTTACGCGAAAAGAGCTAA
- the groL gene encoding chaperonin GroEL (60 kDa chaperone family; promotes refolding of misfolded polypeptides especially under stressful conditions; forms two stacked rings of heptamers to form a barrel-shaped 14mer; ends can be capped by GroES; misfolded proteins enter the barrel where they are refolded when GroES binds), with protein MAAKEVKFGNTARQKMLKGVNVLADAVKVTLGPKGRNVVLDKSFGAPNITKDGVSVAKEIELEDKFENMGAQMVKEVASKANDEAGDGTTTATVLAQAIVNEGLKAVAAGMNPMDLKRGIDKAVIAAVEELKKISQPCADSKAIAQVGTISANADETIGQIIAEAMDKVGQEGVITVEEGQALTDELDVVEGMQFDRGYLSPYFINNQESGSVELDNPFILLVDKKISNIRELLPVLEGVSKAGKPLLIIAEDVEGEALATLVVNNMRGIVKVAAVKAPGFGDRRKAMLQDIAVLTGGTVVSEEIGMELEKTQLEDLGTAKRVVITKDNTTVVDGNGDDAAIEGRVTQIKQQMEETTSDYDREKLQERLAKLAGGVAVIKVGAATEVEMKEKKARVEDALHATRAAVEEGVVPGGGVALVRAASKLGELRGDNEEQNVGIRLALRAMEAPLRQIATNAGAEASVVANNVRDGEGNYGYNAGNDTYGDMLEMGILDPTKVTRSALQFASSVGALMITTEAMIADIPQDDNAGGMGGDMGGMGGMGGMM; from the coding sequence ATGGCAGCTAAAGAAGTTAAGTTTGGTAACACAGCGCGTCAAAAAATGCTGAAAGGCGTCAACGTACTGGCTGACGCAGTAAAAGTAACCTTAGGCCCTAAAGGTCGTAACGTGGTTCTAGATAAGTCATTTGGTGCGCCGAATATCACTAAAGATGGTGTGTCCGTTGCAAAAGAAATCGAGCTGGAAGACAAGTTCGAAAACATGGGCGCACAAATGGTTAAAGAAGTTGCGTCTAAAGCAAACGACGAAGCTGGTGACGGTACAACTACTGCGACCGTATTAGCGCAAGCTATCGTAAACGAAGGCTTGAAAGCTGTTGCGGCGGGTATGAATCCAATGGATTTAAAACGCGGTATCGACAAAGCGGTTATCGCTGCAGTTGAAGAGTTGAAGAAAATTTCTCAACCATGTGCCGACAGCAAAGCGATTGCGCAGGTTGGTACTATTTCGGCAAACGCTGACGAAACTATCGGTCAAATCATCGCCGAAGCAATGGACAAAGTGGGTCAGGAAGGCGTTATCACTGTTGAAGAAGGTCAGGCATTGACTGACGAACTTGATGTGGTCGAAGGTATGCAATTCGACCGTGGTTACCTGTCTCCTTACTTCATTAACAATCAGGAAAGCGGTTCAGTTGAACTGGATAACCCGTTCATCCTGTTGGTAGATAAGAAAATCTCTAATATCCGCGAATTACTGCCGGTATTAGAAGGGGTTTCTAAAGCAGGTAAACCATTGCTGATCATCGCTGAAGATGTTGAAGGCGAAGCGTTGGCGACATTGGTTGTAAACAACATGCGTGGCATTGTTAAAGTGGCTGCCGTTAAAGCCCCTGGCTTTGGTGACCGTCGTAAAGCAATGCTGCAAGACATCGCAGTATTGACAGGTGGTACTGTTGTTTCTGAAGAAATCGGCATGGAGTTGGAGAAAACTCAGCTGGAAGATTTAGGCACAGCGAAACGTGTGGTTATCACTAAAGATAACACCACTGTTGTTGATGGTAATGGCGATGACGCTGCTATTGAAGGTCGCGTAACACAAATTAAACAACAGATGGAAGAAACCACTTCTGACTATGATCGCGAAAAACTGCAAGAACGTCTGGCGAAGTTAGCCGGTGGTGTTGCAGTCATTAAAGTAGGCGCTGCGACCGAAGTTGAAATGAAAGAGAAGAAAGCACGCGTGGAAGATGCCCTGCACGCAACTCGTGCTGCGGTTGAAGAAGGTGTTGTCCCAGGTGGTGGTGTTGCACTGGTTCGTGCAGCGAGCAAACTGGGAGAATTACGTGGTGACAATGAAGAGCAAAACGTCGGTATTCGTTTAGCACTGCGTGCAATGGAAGCACCACTGCGTCAAATCGCGACCAACGCAGGTGCAGAAGCGTCTGTTGTTGCTAACAACGTACGTGATGGAGAAGGCAACTACGGTTACAACGCAGGTAACGATACCTATGGCGATATGCTGGAAATGGGTATTTTGGATCCGACCAAAGTAACTCGTTCAGCGCTGCAGTTTGCTTCTTCAGTTGGTGCGCTGATGATTACTACTGAAGCTATGATTGCTGACATCCCGCAAGACGATAACGCTGGCGGAATGGGCGGCGACATGGGTGGCATGGGCGGAATGGGCGGCATGATGTGA
- the epmB gene encoding EF-P beta-lysylation protein EpmB gives MDEHAVSISPRADWLYELKKSYTRPEDLLSALQLNASTYANDIKARQLFSMRVPRPFARQMKVGDPHDPLLRQVLPLAEEFTVEPGFSKDPLNEQASPANGLLHKYHGRVLLILQGGCAVNCRYCFRRHFPYDELTISQRQIDETLDYIKQNPDVNEVILSGGDPLMAKDGRLQKLVHELEALPQLTRLRIHSRLPVVIPSRLTNELLTAFTQSRLQVVLVIHANHANEISGELAANLKKWHNAGIHLLNQSVLLRGVNDSTDALCHLSETLFSANVLPYYLHQLDKVEGASHFEVNDNEAQQLWLGMTQKLPGFLVPKLVREQANKPSKTAIMPDGLTT, from the coding sequence ATGGACGAACATGCAGTATCGATCAGTCCGAGAGCCGACTGGCTATACGAATTAAAAAAGTCATATACTCGTCCCGAAGACTTGCTTTCCGCCTTGCAGCTTAACGCCAGTACTTACGCCAACGACATAAAAGCTCGACAATTGTTTTCTATGCGGGTACCACGCCCGTTCGCGCGACAAATGAAAGTCGGCGACCCTCATGACCCGTTGCTTCGCCAAGTGCTTCCTCTCGCAGAGGAATTTACCGTCGAACCTGGGTTTAGCAAAGATCCGCTAAACGAGCAGGCCTCACCTGCTAATGGGTTACTGCACAAATACCACGGGCGTGTTTTACTCATTTTACAAGGTGGGTGTGCCGTTAACTGTCGCTATTGTTTTCGCCGTCATTTCCCGTATGACGAATTAACCATTAGCCAACGTCAAATCGATGAGACCTTAGACTACATCAAACAAAATCCGGACGTTAACGAGGTTATTCTCAGCGGCGGCGACCCACTAATGGCTAAGGATGGGCGGTTGCAAAAGCTCGTGCATGAGCTGGAAGCTCTGCCGCAGCTAACCAGACTGCGTATTCACAGTCGATTGCCGGTCGTTATTCCGTCCAGACTAACGAATGAATTATTAACTGCTTTTACCCAAAGCCGCTTGCAAGTCGTGTTAGTCATACACGCAAATCACGCAAATGAGATTTCTGGCGAGTTGGCCGCCAATTTAAAAAAGTGGCATAACGCCGGCATACATCTGCTGAACCAAAGCGTTTTGCTAAGAGGGGTTAATGATAGTACAGACGCACTTTGTCATTTGAGCGAAACGCTGTTCAGCGCAAACGTGTTACCCTACTATCTGCACCAGCTCGACAAAGTTGAGGGTGCTAGTCATTTTGAAGTGAATGACAATGAAGCTCAGCAACTTTGGCTAGGCATGACACAAAAGTTACCTGGCTTTTTAGTTCCTAAGCTTGTTCGGGAACAAGCCAATAAACCCAGTAAAACAGCCATAATGCCCGATGGCTTAACAACATAA